From Drosophila yakuba strain Tai18E2 chromosome 2L, Prin_Dyak_Tai18E2_2.1, whole genome shotgun sequence, one genomic window encodes:
- the LOC6526771 gene encoding uncharacterized protein LOC6526771 isoform X6: protein MDIALRGTNRASSTSTTGTGLHHAVSLGNIEVSTKTTYSSHMDRSYDSEDEHTGRRRLRHTLSTELHPHTSVYSRGDIREQYCLTDRQLHSIEQRPRRERFFGCLSRRGQTQSGSFLGGCVGRRVPSDENLAAYAPFEKYPRYQNSYTDTHELESSYFRRQPASILSTGKTGEADLGGRYTWIGQQQVTNNNPDYQSDHSSYHCPTYATMPTTHHQHHHQQQGGNVRTKHVSFARSHTLTSFDNVNAGFRSSGRLKTARSQERLIGGKKPIIATGSMYETLQPPLQAQQLQQPHQMQPQQSSTLPKTWLPPPVQLQPCQHHHAPIHLHQPLPDNMVGLIIPQPLPLALPLPSPEVLIVEKKFRNAMKTQATQTDAAARRQGQIGYNTQILALSPRPPHRIKVVSQGAQTNGLQNGKKLTKSLSEIPNGKDGTSSLHYQQGSIYPHEMIYRTQSQDVTPLQTLSDAQNNIMYYKPPPPLLDAHSYGLGMEHLSRTRPSPSEQNVEYVNVNAAAVALNESFDYESNSLPRRACTSHTDFYSNSLPRRHINESSDLMIDSVPLDFSQTHLLPPPSEYCKNDDEDAEEYYDEEEDHPHETESYSSEVCMEQAAQHRRMSMLPQMIDSPFRRDDLRRQSMPVYGQTEKLIDGFGPRSSFRRRDKVSCFPDEPPAVQEVRDEQEIFIDFKPHISPKPSPKLQLKHRKQHKAEIAMRKMQQQRMAQAAALTLPKPKSQPVEVEVRKVEHEPSDEEEDEDEVSEPDEEEDGEEIDEDEHKLETDLQEDEEPLYENITPCGCRVIPQPDAEEIQDKRSQFRKRSVSLDDDYETKASETPTPTGLRLPSTPASPCRDELLANVSTYPSSDSLANDNTRDHSDGIWNESQVTVLTVEQRDISDGSYSSNLLLTPSSKRKNLLLQHQQRSSVDTDALDFEEQSPTYGLQTLPKIIKTPTPTTSRPTSTQPMMPPPAIAVTPSVNPILDSCISSPLPKRSMVARGSVPDARQLMFTGGAAKQRHSDASFLPMGASDCARSADISECSTNTDEYATCTDTSKRTPVSTQSSQLEKTHAGSSFESASSLYSMREDLLQHDEKERDKQSTLTKAQLKSPMGSVAELTRKSPSHSISSTTSSGSCPVSGAAIKSPAKESLPQTVASSGTSQMKVCSAECIAPGVKPKPDSISEDERSEVRYSSSGYYESPHEEDDEEQGTRSKARRLRQEDERKRRKTSMKLDIEKENMRALTSPIKKPTGSSKITSPEQSLSATLDNGSSPSKMKRFRPKIRRQLRKSSREDVLAAAAVRRSRATPTIFGLSSGSGDTELLLDASMSTGALAGTTTTAVTSVSAPSSASKLPTSESSVATQPEAVVASLPAKKPHSCATPTSLLSPKMPTTSGTQSKSTSDTFQLKAKSIESLRSVSPGSDSVFYSEADGNAASGEQSHCHHCGKEMEGKQQSNTISELAGDSVESIPYIEQDIVKPPSDFADSPVTTKTTQRLYKKMDKRFRSEERYHGERGRHYKTRQENIRAKSEERGRIPSLPNTPVLRPAGSSPCVLPDTEQSQHVIYKGHYDAGRYTRLTDDDLWTQLDHQCFDRSRERRASTESEKGFHAKYQVILHRLVQRRCTLEMYHRQKHNSFRVDKTVVVKSDSGEFGFRIHGSKPVVVAAIEPETPAESSGLEVGDIIISVNGVQVLDKHHTEVVKIAHDGCEKLELQVARTIGVLMHEQLEPPSQPIFSGYLWRQSGQAKGAPNSKKWVRRWFSLRPDNCLYYYKTEDDSQPVGAMIMAKHTVDLCPVDVGKPFAFKVDAGEGIPMYVAADSDEMANRWLQLLRQAASQDNQWLDKSARCLYQTPSNIQRPDCFGYLLKLGSRWCGWSKRYCVLKDACLYFYQDANSKSAFGMACLHGYKVASMSANASGKKNSFEIVPPETKLRHYFFCTESEMDKKRWISALEYSIDRWIKSG from the exons ATGGATATTGCCTTGCGTGGCACAAACAGAGCATCGTCAACATCAACGACTGGAACTG GTCTGCATCATGCTGTGTCATTGGGCAACATTGAGGTCTCCACCAAG ACCACCTACTCCAGCCACATGGATCGCAGCTACGACTCCGAGGACGAACACACTGGACGCCGAAGACTTCGCCATACGCTCTCCACCGAGTTGCATCCCCACACGTCTGTCTACTCGCGCGGAGATATAAGGGAACAG TACTGCCTCACAGATCGCCAGCTGCACAGCATAGAGCAGCGTCCTAGGCGGGAACGCTTTTTTGGCTGCCTATCGCGACGCGGTCAAACGCAATCGGGCAGTTTTTTGGGCGGCTGTGTGGGTCGGCGAGTGCCCTCCGATGAGAATTTGGCCGCCTATGCGCCATTTGAAAAATATCCACG CTACCAGAACAGCTACACGGACACACACGAATTGGAAAGTTCCTATTTTCGCCGTCAACCGGCCTCCATTCTGAGCACTGGTAAAACGGGTGAGGCCGATCTGGGTGGACGTTATACCTGGATTGGACAGCAGCAGGTGACCAACAACAATCCCGACTACCAATCGGACCACAG CTCGTATCACTGCCCCACATACGCCACGATGCCAACCAcacaccaccagcaccaccaccaacaacagGGCGGAAATGTCAG AACCAAACACGTGAGCTTTGCCAGGTCGCACACACTCACCAGTTTCGACAATGTGAATGCCGGATTTCGATCCTCGGGGCGTTTGAAAACCGCCCGAAGCCAAGAGCGATTAATTGGGGGCAAGAAGCCCATTATTGCCACGGGTTCCATGTACGAAACCCTCCAGCCCCCGCTGCAAGCacaacagctgcagcaaccGCATCAGATGCAGCCACAACAGAGCTCCACCCTGCCAAAAACCTGGCTGCCACCACCAGTTCAACTGCAGCCATGCCAGCACCATCATGCCCCGATTCACCTGCACCAGCCCCTTCCAG ACAACATGGTTGGACTGATCATACCACAACCCCTGCCCTTGGCTCTACCACTGCCCAGTCCCGAGGTTCTCATCGTGGAGAAGAAGTTCCGCAATGCCATGAAAACGCAGGCCACTCAAACGGATGCCGCTGCCCGTCGCCAGGGTCAAATTGGCTATAATACCCAGATCCTGGCCTTGAGTCCCCGGCCACCACATCGCATCAAGGTGGTTTCCCAGGGGGCTCAAACGAACGGCCTGCAGAATGGCAAAAAACTAACGAAAAGCCTCTCCGAAATACCCAATGGCAAGGATGGCACCTCCTCGCTTCATTATCAACAGGG TTCCATATACCCACATGAGATGATCTACCGCACTCAGTCGCAGGATGTGACCCCTTTGCAGACCCTCTCGGATGCCCAAAACAACATTATGTACTACAAACCACCACCACCGTTGCTGGATGCCCACAGCTATGGACTGGGAATGGAGCACCTAAGCCGGACACGTCCCTCGCCATCCGAACAGAACGTGGAgtatgtgaatgtgaatgctGCTGCGGTGGCACTGAATGAAAGTTTCGACTACGAGAGCAACAGTTTGCCTCGACGGGCGTGTACCTCGCATACGGATTTCTATTCGAATAGTTTGCCTCGAAGGCATATCAACGAGAGCTCCGATCTAATGATCGATAGTGTTCCCTTGGACTTTAGCCAAACGCATTTATTGCCACCACCAAGTGAGTACTGCAAGAACGACGACGAGGATGCGGAGGAGTActacgacgaggaggaggatcaTCCCCATGAAACGGAGAGCTATAGCTCAGAGGTCTGCATGGAGCAGGCGGCCCAACATCGCCGAATGTCCATGCTGCCCCAGATGATAGACTCCCCATTTCGTCGCGATGATCTGAGGCGTCAATCCATGCCGGTTTATGGTCAAACGGAAAAGCTCATCGATGGCTTTGGTCCCAGGAGCTCTTTTCGTAGACGCGACAAAGTCAGCTGTTTTCCGGATGAGCCGCCAGCCGTTCAAGAAGTACGCGATGAACAGGAgatatttatagattttaagCCGCACATCTCGCCAAAACCGAGTCCCAAGCTGCAGCTGAAGCACCGTAAGCAGCACAAGGCGGAAATTGCCATGAgaaaaatgcagcagcagcggatgGCACAGGCGGCAGCATTGACGTTGCCCAAGCCCAAGTCACAGCCAGTCGAAGTTGAGGTGAGAAAAGTTGAACATGAGCCcagcgacgaggaggaggacgaggacgaagtGTCCGAGCCCGACGAGGAGGAAGACGGCGAGGAGATCGACGAGGATGAGCACAAGCTGGAGACGGATCTGCAGGAGGACGAGGAACCGCTGTACGAGAACATAACCCCCTGTGGCTGCCGCGTGATCCCACAGCCAGATGCGGAGGAGATCCAGGACAAACGCTCGCAGTTCCGCAAGCGTTCCGTCAGCTTGGATGATGACTACGAAACGAAGGCATCTGAAACTCCAACACCAACTGGCCTGAGACTCCCATCCACTCCGGCCAGTCCTTGCCGCGATGAGCTGCTGGCCAATGTTTCAACTTATCCTTCCTCAGACTCGCTGGCCAATGACAATACACGTGATCATTCGGATGGCATATGGAATGAGTCGCAGGTTACCGTCTTGACGGTTGAACAGAGGGACATATCCGATGGCTCCTACAGTTCCAACCTGCTGTTGACGCCCTCTTCGAAGCGAAAGAATCTACtgctgcagcatcagcaaaGAAGCTCAGTGGACACCGATGCCCTGGATTTTGAGGAACAA AGTCCCACCTATGGCCTACAAACACTGCCGAAGATCATCAAGACGCCCACACCAACCACATCGAGGCCCACTTCCACTCAGCCCATGATGCCACCACCAGCCATCGCGGTCACACCATCTGTAAATCCGATTCTGGACAGCTGCATAAGTTCCCCGCTGCCCAAGAGGAGCATGGTGGCCAGGGGATCGGTTCCGGATGCCCGACAGCTGATGTTCACTGGTGGAGCCGCCAAGCAAAG ACACTCGGATGCCTCGTTCCTGCCCATGGGCGCCAGCGATTGCGCAAGGAGCGCAGATATATCGGAGTGCAGCACGAATACAGATGAGTATGCCACCTGCACGGACACCTCGAAACGCACACCAG TTTCCACTCAGAGCTCGCAGTTGGAAAAAACGCACGCCGGCAGTTCCTTCGAAAGCGCCAGTTCCCTGTACTCCATGAGGGAGGATCTTCTGCAGCACGACGAGAAGGAGCGGGATAAGCAGTCCACGCTCACCAAGGCTCAACTGAAATCACCCATGGGTTCAGTGGCTGAGCTGACCAGGAAATCGCCATCGCACTCCATCAGTAGTACCACCTCTTCAGGCAGCTGTCCAGTCTCGGGAGCAGCCATCAAATCCCCAGCCAAGGAGAGTCTGCCCCAAACGGTGGCCAGTTCGGGAACGTCGCAGATGAAAGTCTGCTCCGCCGAATGCATAGCGCCTGGTGTTAAGCCCAAGCCAGATTCCATATCGGAGGACGAGCGCAGCGAGGTGCGGTACTCCTCGTCCGGTTACTACGAGAGTCCACACGAGGAGGATGACGAGGAGCAGGGGACCAGGAGCAAGGCTCGCCGGCTGCGACAGGAAGACGAACGGAAGAGGCGCAAGACTAGCATGAAGCTGGACATTGAGAAGGAGAACATGCGCGCCCTAACCAGTCCCATTAAGAAGCCCACGGGTTCCAGCAAGATCACATCGCCGGAGCAATCGTTATCTGCAACCTTGGACAATGGCAGCAGTCCCAGCAAGATGAAACGCTTCCGTCCCAAGATACGCAGGCAGCTGAGGAAAAGTTCGCGCGAAGATGTCCTGGCGGCGGCAGCGGTACGCAGGAGtcgtgccacgcccactatttTTGGCTTGAGCAGCGGAAGTGGCGACACTGAGTTGCTGCTCGACGCCAGCATGTCAACTGGCGCCCTGGCAGGCACAACCACTACTGCCGTGACATCCGTATCTGCGCCCTCATCCGCATCCAAGCTACCAACATCGGAGTCCTCAGTTGCCACACAACCCGAGGCAGTGGTGGCATCATTGCCGGCAAAGAAACCACATAGTtgcgccacgcccacatcccTGCTGTCGCCCAAGATGCCCACAACCAGTGGCACGCAATCGAAGTCCACGTCGGACACGTTTCAGCTGAAGGCCAAGTCCATTGAGTCCTTGCGATCGGTGTCGCCTGGCTCCGATTCCGTGTTCTACAGCGAAGCCGATGGAAATGCGGCCAGTGGCGAGCAGAGTCACTGCCACCATTGCGGCAAGGAAATGGAGGGCAAGCAGCAGAGCAACACCATCAGCGAACTGGCTGGTGACTCCGTCGAGTCGATACCCTACATCGAACAGGACATCGTCAAGCCGCCTTCGGATTTCGCCGACTCCCCGGTGACCACCAAGACCACCCAACGGTTGTACAAAAAGATGGACAAGCGATTCCGATCCGAGGAGCGATACCACGGCGAAAGGGGCAGGCACTACAAGACCAGGCAGGAGAACATCAGGGCGAAG AGCGAGGAGCGTGGTCGCATTCCCAGTCTTCCCAATACACCCGTGCTTCGTCCTGCTGGCTCAAGTCCTTGCGTCCTGCCCGACACGGAACAGAGTCAGCACGTCATCTATAAGGGACACTACGACGCAGGTCGCTATACACGACTGACCGATGATGACTTGTGGACTCAACTGGACCATCAGTGTTTTG ATCGCTCCAGGGAACGTAGAGCTTCAACGGAGTCGGAGAAGGGCTTCCATGCCAAGTACCAAGTGATCCTGCATCGTCTCGTCCAGCGACGCTGCACCCTGGAGATGTACCACCGCCAGAAGCACAACAGCTTTC GCGTGGACAAAACCGTGGTGGTCAAGAGCGATTCCGGTGAATTCGGCTTCCGTATTCACGGTTCCAAGCCCGTGGTGGTGGCCGCCATCGAACCGGAGACTCCGGCGGAGAGCTCTGGCTTGGAGGTGGGCGACATTATCATCTCGGTGAATGGAGTCCAAGTGCTGGACAAGCACCACACCGAGGTGGTGAAGATCGCACACGATGGCTGCGAGAAGCTGGAACTGCAGGTGGCCAGGACCATTGGGGTTCTCATGCACGAGCAACTGGAGCCGCCAAGTCAGCCCATATTCAGCGGATACCTGTGGCGCCAGAGTGGACAGGCCAAGGGTGCTCCGAATTCCAAGAAGTGGGTGCGCCGTTGGTTCTCCCTGAGACCCGATAATTGTCTGTACTACTACAAAACTGAAGAT GACTCTCAACCCGTTGGCGCCATGATCATGGCCAAGCACACTGTGGACCTGTGTCCTGTGGATGTGGGCAAGCCCTTTGCCTTCAAAGTGGACGCCGGCGAGGGCATTCCCATGTACGTGGCTGCCGACTCCGATGAGATGGCGAACAGGTGGCTCCAGCTGCTCCGACAAGCGGCCTCCCAGGACAACCAGTGGCTGGACAAGAG TGCGCGATGTTTGTACCAGACGCCCAGCAACATTCAGCGGCCCGACTGCTTTGGCTACCTACTCAAATTGGGCTCAAGGTGGTGCGGATGGTCGAAACGCTATTGCGTTCTAAAGGATGCCTGCCTCTATTTTTACCAAGATGCAAATAGCAAGAGTGCATTCG GCATGGCCTGCTTGCACGGCTACAAAGTGGCCTCAATGTCCGCAAATGCATCCGGCAAGAAGAACTCGTTCGAGATAGTGCCACCAGAAACGAAATTGCGTCATTATTTTTTCTGCACCGAAAGCGAAATGGATAAGAAGCG CTGGATATCCGCACTGGAATACTCCATTGACCGCTGGATAAAGTCCGGGTAA